One Candidatus Planktophila limnetica DNA segment encodes these proteins:
- a CDS encoding pirin family protein, translating to MPAVTVSDITILPRVSVAPGLRARTVKSITTAPQGFEGEGFPVRRAFAGVDMSELDPFIHLDQMGEVEYAPGEPKGTPWHPHRGFETVTYIIDGIFDHYDNNGGGGTIQNGDTQWMTAGAGILHIETPPEHLVMSGGLFHGFQLWVNLPAAKKWSPPAYQDLRASEVALLASHDGGSLIRVIAGEIDGHKGPGSTQTPITLVHATVQPGAELRLPWRKDYNALVYTLAGHGFVGEESRPVQMGQLTVFGEGDFLVIRAANQQETRSPELELFILGGQPIKEPVAWMGPFVMNTKAEVLQAFEDFQNGVLGTVPAIHKKEVLNVHGAPTEIVEE from the coding sequence AACAGTAAAGAGCATCACAACAGCTCCACAAGGTTTTGAAGGCGAAGGCTTTCCAGTACGTCGCGCATTTGCTGGCGTTGATATGTCAGAACTCGATCCATTTATTCACTTGGATCAAATGGGCGAAGTTGAATACGCACCGGGTGAACCAAAAGGAACTCCATGGCACCCACATCGCGGTTTTGAAACAGTTACATACATTATTGATGGAATCTTTGATCACTATGACAACAATGGTGGCGGCGGAACAATTCAAAATGGTGACACACAATGGATGACTGCTGGTGCAGGAATTTTGCACATCGAAACTCCCCCAGAGCATTTAGTTATGAGCGGTGGCTTGTTCCACGGTTTTCAATTATGGGTAAATCTTCCTGCTGCTAAGAAATGGTCACCACCTGCATACCAAGATCTACGTGCCAGTGAAGTTGCACTTCTTGCGTCTCACGATGGTGGTTCACTCATTCGCGTAATCGCTGGCGAAATCGATGGACACAAAGGACCAGGTTCAACACAGACCCCAATTACTTTGGTGCATGCAACTGTTCAGCCAGGCGCTGAACTTCGTTTGCCATGGCGTAAGGATTACAACGCTCTTGTCTACACATTGGCAGGACATGGTTTCGTTGGCGAAGAGTCTCGCCCAGTTCAGATGGGTCAACTCACCGTTTTCGGCGAAGGTGATTTTCTAGTTATACGTGCAGCAAACCAACAAGAAACACGTTCGCCTGAATTAGAACTATTTATTCTCGGTGGCCAACCAATTAAAGAACCTGTTGCATGGATGGGTCCATTCGTTATGAATACGAAAGCTGAAGTACTGCAAGCATTTGAAGACTTCCAAAATGGTGTACTAGGAACCGTTCCTGCTATTCACAAAAAAGAAGTTTTGAACGTGCACGGAGCTCCTACAGAAATCGTAGAAGAGTAA